One Opitutus sp. ER46 genomic region harbors:
- the fabG gene encoding 3-oxoacyl-ACP reductase FabG yields the protein MTSPQPLPLFGQTALVTGAARGIGAAIARALAGAGADVVVNDLAASPEAEATCAAIRATGRRALFIACDVGDEPGVQRMFAAAAAEFGRLDILVNNAGIVRHEDIFATTLESWNAVLRTHLTGTFLCSREAMRIMREQRSGRIIQISSVVAHQGALYGFVHYATAKSGMLGFTRTLARTGAPFGITVNAIAPGIVDSEMLRQTHSAKTREGFTQSVPLGVSPADDIGAAAVYLASPAAARISGTVIDVNGGMYFR from the coding sequence ATGACTTCCCCCCAACCCCTTCCGCTCTTCGGGCAGACCGCCCTCGTGACCGGCGCCGCCCGCGGCATCGGTGCCGCGATCGCCCGCGCCCTCGCGGGCGCTGGCGCCGACGTGGTCGTCAACGACCTCGCCGCCAGCCCGGAGGCTGAAGCCACCTGCGCTGCGATCCGCGCCACCGGCCGCCGCGCGCTGTTCATCGCGTGCGATGTCGGCGACGAGCCCGGGGTCCAGCGCATGTTCGCCGCCGCCGCGGCGGAGTTCGGCCGGCTCGACATCCTCGTCAACAACGCCGGCATCGTCCGGCACGAGGACATCTTCGCCACGACGCTCGAGAGCTGGAACGCCGTGCTGCGCACCCATCTCACCGGCACCTTTCTCTGCTCCCGCGAAGCCATGCGAATCATGCGCGAACAGCGCTCCGGCCGGATCATCCAGATCAGCTCCGTCGTCGCCCACCAGGGCGCGCTGTACGGTTTTGTCCACTACGCCACCGCCAAGAGCGGCATGCTGGGTTTCACCCGCACGCTCGCGCGCACCGGCGCGCCGTTCGGCATCACCGTCAACGCCATCGCCCCGGGTATCGTGGACAGCGAGATGCTGCGGCAGACGCACAGCGCGAAGACGCGCGAAGGCTTTACCCAGTCTGTCCCGCTCGGCGTCTCCCCCGCCGATGACATCGGCGCCGCCGCCGTCTATCTCGCCAGTCCCGCCGCCGCCCGCATTTCAGGTACCGTCATCGACGTGAACGGCGGCATGTACTTCAGGTAG
- a CDS encoding substrate-binding domain-containing protein translates to MAASRKRVQKPRPGRLRVAVCIDTRDGPGRERLLGVYEYAVQRNWNLLLVRQDDAAGIERVIEMKVDGAILFDRSRHFHRQLRKHGVFCVETSARNLELDDAAVFVDDAAVGTVAAQHLESLGLEHFAYCGPDATHPPSVRRAASFAARLREKRFTVDTFAGVSATGDSQLSELSAWLRGLPKPTGILAFDDKIAERILAACRWAGLAVPEEIALVGAGNDELICELVEPGLSSVCIPTREIGRLAAEAIDAHYQGRAVPAQRSLPPTEVVIRASSERLLVADPKVVAAIELIRARAHCPFGTDQIVDTIGIPRRTLERRFLASTGRTIHDFIIEFRLALAKQLLRRTHNTISEVARQSGYAALSAFTRMFVERVGCHPDAYRKRSHAL, encoded by the coding sequence GTGGCCGCCAGCCGCAAACGGGTCCAGAAACCACGCCCCGGACGCCTGCGGGTCGCCGTCTGCATTGATACGCGCGACGGCCCCGGGCGTGAACGCCTGCTCGGGGTCTACGAATACGCCGTCCAGCGCAACTGGAACCTGCTCCTCGTCCGCCAGGACGACGCCGCCGGCATCGAGCGCGTCATCGAGATGAAGGTCGACGGGGCGATCCTGTTTGACCGCTCCCGGCATTTTCACCGGCAGCTCCGCAAGCACGGCGTCTTCTGCGTCGAAACCAGCGCCCGCAACCTGGAGCTCGATGACGCCGCCGTTTTCGTCGATGACGCGGCCGTCGGCACGGTCGCCGCCCAGCACCTCGAGAGCCTCGGCCTCGAACACTTTGCCTACTGCGGCCCCGACGCCACCCACCCGCCCTCCGTCCGGCGCGCCGCCAGCTTCGCCGCCCGCCTGCGCGAGAAGCGGTTCACCGTCGACACCTTCGCCGGCGTCTCCGCCACCGGTGATTCCCAGCTCTCCGAGCTCAGCGCCTGGCTCCGCGGCCTGCCCAAACCCACCGGCATCCTCGCGTTCGACGACAAGATCGCCGAGCGCATCCTCGCCGCCTGCCGCTGGGCCGGCCTCGCCGTGCCCGAGGAGATCGCCCTCGTCGGCGCCGGCAACGACGAGCTGATCTGCGAACTCGTCGAGCCGGGCCTCTCCAGCGTCTGCATTCCCACCCGCGAGATCGGCCGGCTCGCCGCCGAGGCCATCGATGCCCATTACCAGGGCCGCGCCGTGCCCGCCCAGCGCTCCCTGCCACCCACCGAGGTCGTCATCCGCGCCTCCAGCGAACGCCTCCTCGTCGCCGACCCCAAGGTCGTCGCCGCCATCGAGCTCATCCGCGCCCGCGCCCACTGCCCCTTTGGCACCGACCAGATCGTCGACACCATCGGCATCCCGCGCCGCACGCTCGAGCGCCGCTTCCTCGCGAGCACCGGACGCACCATCCACGACTTCATCATCGAGTTCCGCCTCGCCCTCGCCAAGCAGCTCCTCCGCCGCACCCACAACACCATCAGCGAGGTCGCGCGCCAGTCCGGCTACGCCGCCCTGTCCGCCTTCACCCGCATGTTCGTGGAACGCGTCGGCTGCCATCCCGACGCCTACCGCAAGCGCTCGCACGCGCTGTGA